One window of the Mycobacterium sp. SVM_VP21 genome contains the following:
- a CDS encoding DUF427 domain-containing protein: MSLVAGHGPLSTERAGWFAPEITGALVYVEPHPRRVRAIRGERTVIDTESALLVHRQGEPLGYAFPADAVGDLPHRALPEAAGFVQVPWDAVDAWFEEGRRLVHYPPNPYHRVDCRPTRRALRVDVDGVPLVDTDDTVILFETALVPRLYVASDHVRTDLLQASTTSSYCNYKGYARYWSAVVGDTVVPDVAWSYPDPPPESAPIAGLFSFDLSLVGGFAELPSAAGRPRL; encoded by the coding sequence ATGAGTCTGGTTGCCGGACACGGCCCGTTGAGTACCGAGCGCGCCGGTTGGTTCGCCCCGGAGATCACCGGCGCTCTGGTGTATGTCGAACCGCATCCGCGCCGCGTGCGGGCGATCCGCGGTGAGCGCACCGTGATCGACACCGAAAGCGCGCTGCTGGTGCATCGCCAGGGCGAGCCGCTGGGCTACGCCTTCCCCGCGGATGCCGTCGGCGATCTTCCGCATCGGGCGCTGCCCGAGGCAGCGGGCTTCGTGCAGGTGCCGTGGGACGCCGTGGACGCCTGGTTCGAGGAGGGCCGGCGGCTGGTGCACTACCCGCCGAACCCCTATCACCGGGTCGATTGCCGACCCACCCGGCGCGCATTGCGGGTCGACGTTGACGGAGTGCCCCTGGTGGACACCGATGACACCGTGATCCTGTTCGAGACGGCCCTAGTTCCGCGGCTGTACGTCGCCTCCGACCACGTCCGCACGGATCTGTTGCAGGCGTCGACGACGTCGAGCTACTGCAACTACAAGGGCTACGCCCGCTACTGGTCCGCGGTCGTCGGAGACACCGTCGTACCAGACGTGGCCTGGAGTTACCCGGACCCGCCGCCCGAGAGTGCGCCCATCGCAGGTCTATTCAGCTTTGATCTGTCGCTCGTCGGCGGTTTCGCTGAACTACCCTCCGCGGCCGGGCGCCCACGCCTATAA
- a CDS encoding SDR family oxidoreductase, with amino-acid sequence MQDRVPSLPEVETATMAALVTLQEIVDYLQSLMGSSPPDLVAPNGLSAGDRAPFELTGAEVARYAVRATAAPVSGMGMPGLYAARTVEIVTAEEALDGLIQTAEALAAVLRTHGIRATIAARPSADAEAVIHLGGLRPIATRDEALAVNRVLFADAQRVAAQFAEHGGVFVTVQDTGGTFGLLTDPGLRVWSGGIGALAKTAAQEWTSAQVKAIDIAVGHRSPQVVAEQIAAEVLAGGVELEVGLGSSHGRTTVVAGAQQVSTRTHRIGQQDVIVVSGGARGVTAGSVIALAQQTQAAFVLIGRTELSEEPPEAHGLTTDAELKRALLASAAAQGLKVTPKQLEQQAQRILADREVRATVSALTAAGSRVRYAAADVRDTAQLGALLDSVRSEFGPITGLVHGAGVLADAPLHKKTLEGFDRVFETKVGGACALLDATANDALKVICLFSSVAARSGNVGQSDYAMANEILNKVALAEQARRGPSCLVRALGWGPWDSGMVTPGLKAMFESRGISLIPLADGARAFAAEVLDGETGSSEVTLGDGVLAGLPTHPIPPEGRVARVLAHVTQQPYLLGHRVQGNVVLPVVQALEWFIRMAEACRPGHYVDRVLDLKVLRGVTLYEFEKHGNPLLVRCVPVDDRPELLTLTLSDIEDSTAYYSAKLEMRSGAAVIPAAPVSVPGNRRIDRETCYTGGALFHGAAFQVLDGVDCAETAATAYLSGLTTVGWAGEGWATDPAAVDGCLQTALVWSYELLGRNVLPLRVGEIVRYRSGALGAGLRCVLTGGDAKTSRAVCDLDLVDADNQLVISLKRLELYPYGG; translated from the coding sequence GTGCAGGATCGGGTTCCGTCGTTGCCTGAGGTGGAGACGGCGACGATGGCGGCGTTGGTGACGCTGCAGGAGATCGTCGACTACCTACAATCACTGATGGGTTCATCACCACCGGATCTGGTGGCGCCCAACGGATTGTCGGCAGGTGATCGCGCCCCTTTTGAGTTGACCGGAGCGGAGGTGGCGCGCTACGCGGTACGCGCCACCGCCGCTCCGGTGAGCGGAATGGGCATGCCCGGCCTGTATGCCGCCAGGACCGTCGAGATCGTGACGGCCGAGGAAGCACTGGATGGGCTGATTCAGACGGCCGAGGCCCTGGCCGCAGTTCTGCGCACCCACGGCATTCGCGCGACGATCGCGGCCCGGCCCAGTGCCGACGCCGAAGCGGTCATCCATCTGGGCGGCCTGCGGCCGATCGCCACTCGTGACGAGGCGCTTGCCGTCAACCGGGTGCTGTTCGCCGACGCACAGCGCGTCGCCGCGCAATTCGCCGAACATGGCGGCGTCTTCGTCACCGTTCAAGACACCGGTGGCACGTTCGGTCTGCTCACCGATCCCGGCCTGCGGGTCTGGTCGGGTGGGATCGGCGCGCTGGCCAAGACGGCTGCGCAGGAGTGGACCAGCGCGCAGGTGAAGGCAATCGACATCGCCGTCGGGCACCGTTCCCCGCAAGTCGTCGCCGAGCAGATCGCCGCCGAAGTACTGGCGGGCGGGGTGGAACTCGAAGTGGGCCTGGGTAGTTCGCACGGGCGAACCACAGTCGTCGCGGGCGCACAGCAGGTGAGCACTCGCACGCACCGCATCGGTCAGCAAGACGTCATCGTGGTCTCCGGTGGCGCCCGCGGAGTGACCGCCGGTTCGGTGATCGCCTTGGCGCAGCAGACCCAGGCGGCGTTCGTGTTGATCGGGCGCACCGAACTCAGCGAGGAACCGCCGGAAGCCCACGGCCTGACCACCGATGCCGAGCTCAAGCGGGCGCTGCTCGCCAGCGCTGCGGCGCAAGGCCTCAAGGTCACCCCGAAGCAGTTGGAGCAACAGGCGCAACGGATCCTGGCCGACCGCGAGGTGCGGGCCACCGTGTCCGCGCTGACTGCGGCCGGCTCCCGCGTCCGCTACGCCGCCGCCGATGTCCGGGACACCGCGCAGCTGGGTGCGTTGCTGGACAGCGTGCGAAGCGAGTTCGGCCCCATCACCGGCCTGGTGCACGGCGCCGGTGTGCTGGCCGATGCGCCGCTGCACAAGAAGACCCTCGAGGGGTTCGACCGGGTCTTCGAGACCAAGGTCGGCGGCGCGTGCGCGCTGCTGGATGCCACGGCCAACGACGCGCTCAAGGTGATCTGCCTGTTTTCGTCGGTGGCCGCGCGCAGCGGAAACGTCGGGCAAAGCGACTACGCCATGGCCAACGAAATCCTCAACAAGGTAGCCCTGGCGGAGCAGGCGCGCCGCGGGCCGTCCTGTCTGGTGCGGGCACTGGGTTGGGGCCCTTGGGATTCCGGCATGGTGACACCGGGCCTCAAGGCGATGTTCGAGTCCCGTGGCATCTCGTTGATCCCGCTCGCCGACGGCGCGCGCGCGTTCGCCGCCGAGGTCCTCGACGGCGAAACCGGAAGCTCTGAGGTGACCCTCGGCGACGGCGTGCTCGCCGGACTGCCCACTCACCCGATCCCGCCGGAGGGCCGGGTCGCGCGGGTGCTCGCACACGTGACGCAGCAGCCCTACCTGCTTGGCCACCGGGTCCAGGGCAATGTCGTGTTACCCGTCGTGCAGGCACTCGAATGGTTCATCCGGATGGCCGAGGCATGCCGGCCCGGCCACTACGTGGATCGGGTGCTCGACCTCAAAGTGCTACGCGGTGTGACGCTCTACGAGTTCGAGAAGCACGGCAACCCCCTGCTGGTGCGGTGCGTGCCCGTCGACGATCGGCCCGAACTGCTGACGTTGACGCTCTCCGACATCGAAGACTCGACCGCCTACTACTCGGCCAAACTCGAGATGCGTTCGGGTGCGGCCGTGATCCCGGCCGCCCCGGTGTCGGTACCGGGAAATCGCAGGATCGACCGCGAAACCTGCTACACCGGCGGGGCGCTGTTCCACGGTGCCGCATTCCAGGTGCTCGATGGTGTGGACTGCGCCGAAACGGCTGCGACGGCCTACCTGTCCGGATTGACGACCGTGGGCTGGGCGGGCGAGGGCTGGGCGACGGACCCGGCCGCCGTCGACGGATGCCTGCAGACGGCACTGGTCTGGAGCTACGAGCTGCTCGGCCGCAACGTCCTGCCGCTGCGGGTGGGCGAGATCGTCCGGTACCGATCCGGCGCGCTGGGTGCGGGCCTGCGGTGCGTGCTCACCGGCGGGGACGCCAAGACCAGCCGCGCCGTCTGCGACCTGGATCTGGTCGACGCCGACAACCAGCTGGTGATCAGTCTCAAACGACTCGAGTTGTATCCCTACGGCGGCTGA
- a CDS encoding polyketide synthase dehydratase domain-containing protein has translation MKFDPIAIVGQGCVLPGGLNAGELWTTVHDGRDALGSPGPDYWGVSPARVLCAPADVPELDHTWSDRGGYVRGFDDVFDPRGLFLDADDLAGLDPLYRWGIEAARQALDSAGWRAGEVPGSAGIVLGNLSYPTKKMTDLAETVWRGQEPSLESRVDWRNRFMSGLPAHLIAQALGLTGDAAALDAACASSLYAIKLACDRLHDRTADVMFAGGINGASDLLLHIGFTALQALSRTGRSRPFNNGADGLVPAEGAAILVLRRLDDAMANGDTILGVIRGVGLSNDGRGHGFLVPSQDGQERAMRLAYEMAGLEPRDISLIECHATGTSRGDLTEMLSMARIFAGMTDVPIGSLKSNLGHSITASGAAGAIKVLAAMRAGVRPPTLHAEDPLPFIADSPFRLLTEAEPWDSDGPRRAAVNNFGFGGNNAHLLLEEWIEGRSANPAPPPDAPRTEPEIAIVGLSLLLGDGHETASVAEHLKTCQPIPADMADGARGARMVEVSLDLTQTRFPPADLKQTQPQQLALLGAALGIGELIKSLPPETTSVVVGMGCDAEVTRFGQRWRLADEFDEPDQLAAARDDVVAGWTAAGVVGAMPNVVANRLNSQFDLRGPSFTVSREQLSGTTALELAARALRRGEIDAAVVGAVDLSCEPVHQAAARALLHADEQIPADAAVVLVLKRAADARRDGNPVYATLLPDQQVDAECLHLGTVPGAVNLSALLGHAHAASGLLHVAAGVLYGALGVWPDGEPWTSEQRRVAVELTGMADQRQHLTLVSSATGAEAATLLAPVATNAAGKPIRLNFPAHLPAVHLPPRVTGPGTNPPEQLEQFMPTQLPMPPALATVAESLARLPLGVAAAVPSRPEPQAAATEAPAVAMPAGASRAIQPVKPADKVVPAPTVKREPVGLKLDKDGLRVHSSGNISEIFGPAFAEQDQYPRQVRMPEPPLLLADRLLGIDAEPARHGTGTLWTETDVNADSWWLQQGRMPAGIMIESGQADLMLISWMGADLLNKSERVYRLLGCEVTYLGGLPEIGDTLRFDIHVDGHARQGDVRLFFFHYDCTIDGVERMSMRNGQAGFFTDEELAASGGVLWRPEEQTVSGPMEQTPARTSRTSLQRTDLEAMASGEIWRTFGEGFEKAGSHTRTPSIHAGDMLFVDEVTDLDFTGGPWGRGYLRAVAPVTPENCFFAGHFKNDPCMPGTLMYEATMQTMAIYMTALGMTLDCDGWRFEPVPFETYKLRCRGQVTPQSREVVYEVFVREVIAGPEPTLFADLLCTVDGLPAFHCERMGLKLSPGWPMDLGAKELEGYVEPKPVAEVNGFRYDYQAMLASAIAKPSMAFGPLFEKFDSPRKAARLPGPPYHFMSRVTELVGETGVMTAGAEVVVEYDVPADAWYFAENGAAGGHETMPNAVLMEVALQPCGWLASYVGCPLDGEADLFFRNLDGTGTQHREVTPATGTLRIKVKLKSLAKAAGTIIVGFDGEITADDGPVYTFDTVFGYFKREALQNQVGLPVSDSQRASLAQPCEAPLVDLTTQPAEFFGAGARLADPMLLMVDRVTGRWPTGGAAGLGQWRGVKDVNPGEWYFKAHFFQDPVQPGSLGIEMLLQLLQFGMLDLGLGKEAGPAARFEPAALHDAMTWRYRGQIIPTNKQIAAQVEITRIVREDAGILAVAEASLWVDNKRIYSASNLGMRIVAGTGERRSPADADAVTTSAGAPLPAAVAAPAAAAPPEANTAAAVQNTAVATTTMEVALDPINDSWIVDHCPTYVIPSLPMMSVMDLFAQAAARASGGAKVVEITDVQMVRWVVVDSPKKLRVVLEQTQETGHFQGSLEVWRDAPRAELSRWEIHAHAVVVTAAQYSGEPEPPAPLEGAVPYADPYDGTVFHGPAFATLTDGARIGRNGSTGTLAIDRCAVPVGELQPGLLDGALHVVPHTAMSVWTTDSADPASYADASDPDVGFPRRILSARFYSDAPVAGNVDVEARFVGFDDDEGRMPTFDLWLSVAGKPWARIRMAEFLLSKGPLAEVGGPERRAFMGDRQAVPGLSLSERLGRGVLELDTARMATLDWFKGTLQAVYGTDSHGDSLMIDIVTKEAVADAVHNAVHPDQVQIIDGRVSCPALPLERITVDVEKLGPGACRASASSATDWEPVRAWWTESAGMPDGWFGELALGAVLSRYVRHVVVTDPAAMAAVYGRPVLLLANHQVQVESLLGTTIGSWLTGTKVVTIGHAKHETGWVGNLLRMIDAAAGKELGHLRYFNQQQPQEFFGLVDELKREAEAFGVSVMVHADGTRSVSSGQRVERLTSTLLDMAIEMSMPIVPVYFAGGLPEEPLPHKLEVPYGHAAQDYIFGRPILPEELRVRPYAELRRYVMDAINALAPFSDAPHAPNYDVESRITAAAPGASPLESVWFCIEDALDSLPVDWRNLIADEEWETVKAAELSPS, from the coding sequence GTGAAGTTTGATCCCATCGCGATCGTCGGGCAGGGCTGTGTCCTACCCGGGGGACTGAACGCGGGCGAGCTCTGGACAACGGTGCACGACGGCCGCGACGCACTGGGCTCACCCGGCCCCGATTACTGGGGCGTATCGCCGGCACGCGTCCTGTGTGCCCCGGCGGACGTACCCGAACTCGACCACACCTGGTCGGACCGCGGCGGCTACGTCCGCGGCTTCGACGACGTGTTCGACCCCCGCGGACTGTTCCTCGACGCTGACGACCTCGCCGGACTCGACCCGCTCTACCGGTGGGGAATCGAGGCGGCCAGGCAAGCCCTGGACAGTGCGGGATGGCGGGCAGGTGAGGTTCCGGGTTCCGCTGGGATCGTCCTGGGCAACCTGAGCTACCCGACAAAGAAGATGACGGATCTCGCCGAAACAGTCTGGCGGGGACAAGAACCCAGCCTCGAATCCAGGGTGGACTGGCGCAACCGCTTCATGTCCGGGCTACCGGCGCATCTCATCGCGCAGGCCCTGGGTCTGACCGGCGATGCCGCGGCGCTCGACGCCGCCTGCGCTTCGTCGCTGTATGCCATCAAGCTGGCCTGCGATCGGTTGCACGACCGTACCGCCGACGTGATGTTCGCCGGCGGCATCAACGGCGCCAGTGATCTGCTGCTGCACATCGGCTTCACCGCCTTGCAGGCACTGAGCCGAACGGGGCGGTCACGACCGTTCAACAACGGCGCCGACGGGCTGGTGCCCGCCGAGGGCGCGGCCATCCTGGTGTTGCGGCGCCTCGACGATGCGATGGCTAACGGCGACACCATTCTGGGCGTCATCCGGGGCGTCGGCTTGAGCAACGACGGTCGGGGACATGGATTTCTGGTGCCCTCCCAGGACGGCCAAGAACGCGCGATGCGGCTGGCCTACGAGATGGCCGGACTCGAGCCGCGCGACATCTCCCTCATCGAATGCCACGCCACCGGAACATCGCGCGGCGACCTGACCGAAATGTTGAGCATGGCGCGCATCTTCGCCGGCATGACCGACGTGCCCATCGGGTCACTGAAATCCAATCTGGGGCACTCGATTACAGCATCCGGCGCAGCGGGAGCCATCAAGGTGCTCGCAGCGATGCGTGCCGGGGTCCGTCCGCCGACCCTGCACGCCGAGGATCCGTTGCCCTTCATCGCCGACTCGCCGTTCCGGCTACTCACCGAGGCTGAGCCGTGGGACAGCGACGGCCCCCGTCGTGCCGCGGTCAACAACTTCGGCTTCGGCGGCAACAACGCCCACCTGCTGCTCGAAGAGTGGATCGAGGGACGCAGCGCCAACCCGGCTCCGCCGCCAGACGCGCCCCGGACCGAGCCGGAGATCGCGATCGTCGGCCTGAGCCTCCTGCTCGGCGACGGACACGAAACCGCCTCCGTCGCCGAGCATTTGAAGACGTGCCAGCCGATCCCCGCCGACATGGCCGACGGAGCCCGCGGCGCACGCATGGTTGAGGTCAGTCTGGACCTGACCCAAACCCGCTTCCCGCCTGCGGACCTCAAACAGACCCAACCCCAACAACTGGCGTTGCTCGGTGCGGCCCTGGGCATCGGCGAGTTGATCAAGAGCTTGCCGCCGGAGACCACCAGCGTCGTCGTCGGAATGGGCTGCGATGCCGAAGTCACCCGGTTCGGGCAGCGCTGGCGGCTGGCAGACGAATTCGACGAGCCCGACCAACTCGCCGCGGCTCGTGACGACGTCGTTGCGGGGTGGACCGCCGCGGGCGTCGTGGGGGCCATGCCCAACGTCGTGGCGAACCGCCTGAATAGCCAATTCGATTTACGGGGACCCAGTTTCACGGTGTCGCGGGAACAGCTCTCAGGCACCACCGCCCTTGAGCTCGCCGCGCGGGCATTGCGGCGCGGAGAGATCGACGCGGCAGTGGTCGGGGCGGTGGACCTCAGCTGCGAACCCGTGCATCAGGCAGCGGCGCGGGCATTACTGCACGCCGACGAGCAGATACCAGCGGACGCCGCTGTCGTTCTCGTGCTCAAGCGCGCCGCCGATGCGCGCCGTGACGGTAACCCGGTGTACGCGACCCTGCTGCCCGATCAGCAGGTGGACGCCGAATGCCTGCACCTGGGCACCGTTCCCGGGGCGGTGAACCTCTCGGCCCTGTTGGGTCACGCGCACGCCGCCTCGGGACTGCTGCATGTGGCCGCTGGCGTGCTCTACGGAGCCCTCGGAGTGTGGCCCGACGGCGAGCCCTGGACGTCCGAGCAACGGCGCGTCGCCGTGGAACTCACCGGAATGGCCGACCAGCGACAACACCTGACCCTGGTGTCGTCGGCGACCGGGGCGGAGGCCGCGACCTTGCTGGCACCGGTCGCAACCAACGCCGCCGGAAAACCCATCCGGCTCAACTTCCCCGCGCACCTGCCCGCGGTCCACCTGCCCCCACGCGTCACGGGCCCAGGAACGAACCCCCCTGAGCAACTGGAGCAATTCATGCCAACACAACTCCCGATGCCTCCGGCTCTGGCAACGGTCGCGGAGTCGCTGGCCCGGCTGCCGTTGGGTGTAGCCGCGGCGGTGCCGTCGCGACCGGAGCCGCAGGCCGCAGCCACCGAGGCACCCGCCGTCGCCATGCCCGCAGGCGCAAGCCGGGCGATCCAGCCCGTCAAGCCGGCCGACAAGGTGGTCCCGGCGCCGACGGTCAAGCGTGAGCCGGTGGGCCTCAAGCTCGACAAGGACGGCCTGCGCGTGCATTCCTCGGGGAACATCTCCGAGATCTTCGGCCCGGCGTTCGCCGAGCAGGACCAATACCCGCGACAGGTCCGGATGCCCGAACCGCCACTGCTGCTGGCGGATCGGCTGCTGGGCATCGACGCCGAGCCGGCCCGCCACGGCACCGGAACACTGTGGACCGAAACCGATGTCAACGCCGACTCCTGGTGGCTCCAGCAGGGTCGGATGCCCGCCGGCATCATGATCGAAAGCGGGCAGGCCGACCTGATGCTCATCTCCTGGATGGGCGCGGATCTGCTCAACAAGAGCGAGCGGGTCTACCGGCTGCTCGGCTGCGAGGTCACCTACCTGGGTGGCCTACCCGAGATCGGCGACACCCTGCGCTTCGACATCCATGTGGACGGCCATGCCCGCCAAGGCGATGTGCGGCTGTTCTTCTTCCACTACGACTGCACGATCGACGGCGTCGAGCGGATGTCGATGCGCAACGGCCAGGCCGGTTTCTTCACCGACGAGGAACTGGCGGCATCCGGCGGGGTCCTGTGGCGCCCCGAGGAACAGACCGTCAGCGGACCGATGGAGCAGACGCCGGCCCGGACGTCGCGCACCTCACTGCAGCGCACCGACCTGGAGGCGATGGCATCCGGCGAGATCTGGCGGACGTTCGGCGAGGGCTTTGAGAAGGCGGGCAGCCACACTCGCACCCCCAGTATTCACGCCGGCGACATGCTCTTCGTCGACGAAGTGACGGACCTGGACTTCACCGGTGGGCCGTGGGGCCGCGGCTACCTGCGGGCCGTCGCGCCCGTCACACCGGAGAACTGCTTCTTCGCCGGCCATTTCAAGAACGACCCGTGCATGCCGGGCACCCTGATGTACGAGGCGACAATGCAGACCATGGCGATCTATATGACCGCCCTGGGCATGACGCTCGACTGCGACGGCTGGCGCTTCGAACCGGTTCCCTTCGAGACCTACAAGCTGCGCTGTCGGGGTCAGGTCACACCGCAGTCGCGTGAGGTGGTCTATGAGGTGTTCGTTCGCGAGGTGATCGCCGGACCCGAGCCGACGCTCTTCGCCGACCTGCTCTGCACTGTCGACGGGCTGCCCGCCTTCCACTGCGAGCGGATGGGCCTGAAGCTGTCCCCGGGATGGCCGATGGACCTTGGCGCTAAAGAGCTCGAAGGCTACGTCGAGCCCAAACCGGTCGCCGAGGTCAACGGATTCCGCTACGACTACCAGGCGATGCTCGCCAGTGCGATCGCCAAACCGTCCATGGCCTTTGGGCCGTTGTTCGAGAAGTTCGACTCGCCGCGCAAGGCGGCCCGGCTGCCCGGACCGCCGTATCACTTCATGTCTCGGGTCACCGAGCTGGTTGGCGAGACCGGCGTAATGACGGCCGGCGCGGAAGTGGTGGTGGAGTACGACGTTCCCGCCGACGCCTGGTATTTCGCCGAGAACGGCGCCGCGGGCGGACACGAGACGATGCCCAACGCGGTGCTCATGGAGGTCGCGCTGCAGCCCTGCGGCTGGCTGGCCAGCTACGTCGGCTGCCCGCTTGATGGTGAGGCGGACCTGTTCTTCCGCAACCTGGACGGGACGGGAACTCAACACCGTGAGGTGACCCCGGCGACCGGAACGCTGCGCATCAAGGTGAAGCTCAAGAGCCTCGCCAAGGCCGCGGGAACCATCATCGTCGGCTTCGACGGCGAGATCACCGCCGACGACGGACCGGTCTACACCTTCGACACGGTGTTCGGCTACTTCAAACGCGAAGCGCTGCAGAACCAGGTGGGTCTCCCGGTCAGCGACTCTCAACGTGCCTCTCTCGCGCAGCCCTGCGAGGCTCCACTGGTCGATCTGACCACGCAGCCCGCCGAGTTCTTCGGTGCGGGAGCGCGGTTGGCGGACCCGATGCTGCTGATGGTCGACCGGGTCACCGGCCGCTGGCCCACCGGCGGCGCGGCTGGACTAGGCCAGTGGCGCGGCGTCAAGGACGTCAACCCCGGCGAATGGTATTTCAAGGCGCACTTCTTCCAGGACCCGGTTCAGCCGGGGTCTCTGGGCATCGAGATGCTGTTACAGCTCCTGCAATTCGGGATGCTCGACCTCGGACTCGGCAAGGAAGCCGGCCCGGCGGCCCGCTTCGAGCCGGCTGCCCTGCACGACGCCATGACCTGGCGGTATCGCGGCCAGATCATCCCCACCAACAAGCAGATCGCCGCACAGGTCGAGATCACCCGGATCGTCCGCGAGGACGCCGGCATCCTCGCGGTGGCCGAGGCATCGCTGTGGGTGGACAACAAACGCATCTACAGCGCCAGCAACCTGGGCATGCGCATCGTCGCCGGTACGGGCGAACGGCGGTCCCCGGCCGATGCCGACGCCGTCACGACGTCCGCAGGGGCACCCCTTCCCGCGGCAGTCGCAGCCCCCGCGGCAGCGGCGCCGCCCGAGGCGAATACCGCTGCCGCGGTACAGAACACCGCGGTCGCGACCACCACGATGGAGGTTGCGCTCGATCCGATCAACGACTCCTGGATCGTCGATCACTGTCCGACGTACGTGATCCCATCGCTGCCGATGATGTCGGTCATGGACCTGTTCGCCCAGGCGGCGGCCCGGGCCTCCGGCGGAGCCAAGGTCGTCGAGATCACCGATGTCCAGATGGTTCGGTGGGTCGTGGTCGACTCCCCGAAGAAGCTGCGGGTCGTACTGGAGCAGACGCAGGAGACCGGGCATTTCCAGGGCAGCCTCGAGGTCTGGCGTGATGCGCCACGAGCCGAGTTGTCCCGCTGGGAGATTCACGCGCACGCCGTTGTCGTCACCGCCGCGCAGTACAGCGGTGAACCGGAGCCGCCCGCGCCGCTGGAAGGTGCGGTGCCCTACGCCGACCCCTATGACGGAACGGTGTTCCACGGTCCGGCATTCGCGACCCTGACCGATGGTGCCCGTATCGGCCGCAACGGCTCAACCGGAACCCTGGCGATCGACCGCTGCGCCGTGCCGGTCGGCGAACTGCAGCCCGGACTGTTGGACGGCGCGTTGCACGTTGTACCGCACACCGCGATGAGCGTGTGGACCACCGACAGCGCCGATCCGGCGTCGTATGCCGATGCGAGCGACCCCGATGTCGGGTTCCCGCGCCGCATCCTCTCGGCCCGGTTCTACTCCGACGCGCCGGTGGCGGGAAACGTGGATGTTGAAGCGCGATTCGTGGGCTTCGACGACGACGAAGGCCGGATGCCGACCTTCGACCTGTGGCTCAGCGTTGCCGGTAAACCCTGGGCGCGCATCCGGATGGCCGAGTTCCTGCTGAGCAAGGGACCGCTGGCCGAGGTCGGCGGGCCCGAGCGGCGCGCCTTCATGGGTGACCGGCAGGCGGTCCCGGGGCTGTCGCTGAGCGAACGCCTGGGGCGCGGCGTCCTCGAGCTCGACACTGCCCGGATGGCAACCCTCGACTGGTTCAAGGGCACTCTGCAGGCCGTGTACGGCACTGACAGTCATGGCGATTCGTTGATGATCGACATCGTGACCAAGGAAGCGGTGGCCGACGCCGTTCACAATGCGGTCCACCCTGACCAGGTTCAGATCATCGACGGTCGGGTGAGCTGCCCCGCGCTGCCGCTGGAGCGCATCACGGTCGACGTCGAGAAACTGGGGCCGGGAGCGTGCCGTGCGAGCGCGTCATCGGCAACCGACTGGGAGCCGGTCCGAGCCTGGTGGACCGAGAGCGCGGGCATGCCGGACGGCTGGTTCGGCGAGCTGGCGCTGGGGGCGGTGCTGTCGCGCTACGTACGCCACGTTGTGGTCACCGACCCGGCCGCGATGGCGGCCGTGTACGGCCGGCCGGTATTGCTGCTGGCCAATCACCAGGTGCAGGTCGAATCGCTGTTGGGCACCACCATCGGATCGTGGCTGACCGGCACGAAGGTCGTCACCATCGGCCACGCCAAACACGAAACCGGCTGGGTCGGCAACCTCTTGCGAATGATCGACGCGGCCGCAGGCAAGGAGCTGGGCCATCTCCGCTATTTCAATCAGCAGCAGCCCCAGGAGTTCTTCGGGTTGGTCGACGAACTCAAGCGCGAGGCTGAGGCCTTCGGGGTGTCGGTCATGGTGCACGCCGACGGGACACGCAGCGTGAGTTCGGGCCAGCGGGTCGAGAGACTGACGTCGACACTGCTGGACATGGCGATCGAGATGTCGATGCCTATCGTGCCGGTGTACTTCGCGGGCGGGCTGCCCGAGGAGCCGTTGCCGCACAAGCTCGAAGTGCCCTACGGCCATGCCGCCCAGGACTACATCTTCGGCAGGCCCATCCTGCCCGAGGAGTTGCGTGTTCGGCCCTACGCCGAGTTGCGGCGCTACGTCATGGACGCGATCAACGCGCTCGCACCGTTCAGCGACGCACCGCACGCCCCGAATTACGATGTGGAGAGCCGGATCACCGCCGCCGCCCCGGGCGCCTCACCGCTGGAATCGGTGTGGTTCTGCATTGAGGACGCGCTGGACTCGCTGCCGGTCGACTGGCGAAACCTGATCGCCGACGAGGAATGGGAGACGGTCAAGGCGGCTGAACTCAGTCCGTCCTGA